From Pontibacter actiniarum, a single genomic window includes:
- a CDS encoding DNA topoisomerase IV subunit B, protein MAELEHNYTEDSIRSLEPREHIRLRPGMYIGKLGDGSSADDGIYILVKEVIDNSIDEHVMGFGKTIEVKISDHKVQVRDYGRGIPLGKVIDCVSKINTGGKYDSKAFQKSVGLNGVGTKAVNALSSHFRIQSVRDGKMKAAEFEKGVLTEDFEVQDSPQRNGTLTVFTPDDTIFKNYQFNPDYLENQIWNYVYLNAGLTINFNGKKFYSENGLLDLLRNKADEESLRYPIIHLKGEDIELALTHGDNYGEEYYSFVNGQYTTMGGTHLAAFREAVVKTVRDFYKKDYDAADIRGSIIGAVSLRVQEPVFESQTKTKLGSIEMGPDGPAVRAYVNDFVREHLDNYLHKNPETAEALRKRIEQSERERKDMAGVKKLANQRAKKANLHNRKLRDCRLHFNEDKGEKSLLSTLFITEGDSASGSITKSRNVDSEAVFSLRGKPLNCFGLKKKVVYENEEFNLLQHALNIEEGLEGLRYNRVVIATDADVDGMHIRLLLLTFFLQFFPDLVRNGHVYILETPLFRVRNKKETIYCYNEAEKQEAMQKLGKKPEITRFKGLGEISPDEFGKFIGDNIKLKPVILQKDTTIQKMLSYYMGKNTPDRQQFIIENLKYEKDIVEEVYA, encoded by the coding sequence ATGGCAGAGTTAGAGCATAATTACACCGAAGACAGCATCCGGTCGCTGGAACCACGCGAGCACATCAGGCTGCGCCCTGGTATGTACATTGGTAAGTTGGGCGATGGCTCATCAGCAGATGACGGTATTTACATCTTGGTGAAAGAGGTGATCGACAACTCCATCGACGAACACGTGATGGGTTTCGGTAAGACCATTGAGGTGAAGATCTCAGATCACAAAGTGCAGGTGCGCGACTATGGTCGCGGTATTCCGCTGGGTAAAGTGATCGACTGTGTGAGTAAGATCAACACGGGCGGTAAGTACGACAGCAAAGCCTTCCAGAAGTCGGTGGGCCTAAACGGTGTGGGTACGAAGGCAGTAAACGCCCTCTCCAGCCACTTCCGCATCCAGTCTGTTCGCGATGGCAAAATGAAAGCCGCCGAGTTTGAGAAAGGCGTGCTCACAGAGGATTTTGAGGTGCAGGACAGCCCGCAGCGCAACGGTACCCTCACTGTCTTCACGCCGGACGACACCATCTTCAAGAACTACCAGTTTAACCCGGACTACCTGGAGAACCAGATCTGGAACTACGTGTACCTGAATGCCGGCCTGACCATTAACTTCAACGGTAAGAAGTTCTACTCTGAGAACGGCCTGCTGGACCTGCTCCGCAACAAGGCGGATGAGGAGAGCCTGCGCTACCCGATCATCCACCTGAAGGGCGAGGATATTGAACTGGCCCTGACCCACGGCGACAACTACGGCGAGGAGTACTACTCCTTCGTGAACGGCCAGTACACTACCATGGGTGGTACGCACTTGGCCGCTTTTCGTGAGGCGGTGGTAAAGACGGTACGAGACTTCTACAAAAAAGACTATGACGCCGCTGATATCCGCGGCTCTATTATAGGGGCGGTTTCGTTGCGTGTGCAGGAGCCGGTGTTTGAGTCGCAGACGAAGACAAAGCTGGGCTCCATTGAAATGGGGCCTGACGGACCAGCCGTGCGCGCCTATGTCAATGACTTTGTGCGCGAGCACCTGGACAACTACCTGCACAAGAACCCGGAAACGGCGGAAGCACTCAGAAAGCGGATTGAGCAAAGTGAGCGCGAGCGCAAGGACATGGCCGGCGTGAAAAAGCTGGCGAACCAGCGGGCCAAAAAAGCAAATCTGCACAACCGTAAGCTCCGCGATTGCCGCCTCCATTTTAACGAGGACAAAGGCGAGAAGTCATTGCTGTCCACGCTGTTCATCACCGAGGGTGACTCTGCCAGTGGATCAATCACCAAATCCCGCAACGTGGATAGCGAGGCTGTGTTCAGCTTAAGGGGTAAGCCCCTGAACTGCTTTGGCCTTAAGAAAAAGGTGGTGTACGAAAACGAGGAGTTTAACCTGCTGCAGCACGCCCTGAACATCGAAGAGGGGCTGGAGGGCCTGCGCTACAACCGCGTGGTGATCGCGACCGATGCCGACGTGGACGGTATGCACATTCGCCTGCTGCTGCTTACGTTCTTCCTGCAGTTCTTCCCGGACCTGGTGCGAAACGGCCACGTGTACATCCTGGAGACACCGCTGTTCCGGGTGCGCAACAAGAAGGAAACGATCTACTGCTATAACGAAGCAGAAAAGCAGGAGGCCATGCAGAAACTAGGGAAGAAACCGGAGATCACCCGCTTCAAAGGTTTGGGAGAGATCTCTCCGGATGAGTTTGGCAAGTTTATTGGCGATAACATAAAGCTGAAGCCGGTGATCCTGCAGAAGGACACGACGATCCAGAAGATGCTGAGCTACTACATGGGTAAAAATACCCCGGACCGTCAGCAGTTCATCATCGAGAACCTGAAGTATGAGAAAGATATAGTTGAAGAAGTATATGCATAA
- a CDS encoding AI-2E family transporter: MEIKLPPYFKYTVILLGLTLLILGLRTFKPILMPLAFGLLFALLLLPLTRDLESKLRFPRPLAILSGITLVVVVLGLVAWFVSMQLVSLTSELDTIGQNVEGLITRGQDFMYNRFGIAAPNKSEIIQNAIGNIQDLSATFLSSTISMTTGAITVLTLVPIFVFCLLYYRDHLEQFLFKFVTKDRRGGVIHTMTDIQHVVHSYISGLMIVIVVVALLNTAGLLILGVKYAIFFGIFASILTIIPYIGILIGASLPALFTLATTGNLLDAVLVVLVFMFVQFLEGNFITPFVVGSKVSINPFAAIVALLIGGEIWGAAGMVLSIPVIAMMKVIFDVYPPLQPFGYLLADIEDLHPKKKGGISTWLSELVNGLGRGKKDIDR, encoded by the coding sequence ATGGAAATAAAGTTACCGCCATACTTCAAATACACCGTTATCCTGCTGGGCCTTACCTTACTTATACTTGGGCTTAGAACCTTCAAACCCATCCTGATGCCGCTGGCCTTCGGGCTGCTTTTTGCACTGCTGCTCCTGCCCCTCACCCGCGACCTGGAATCGAAGCTGCGCTTTCCGCGCCCGCTGGCCATCCTGAGCGGCATAACGCTGGTGGTGGTGGTACTGGGGCTCGTGGCCTGGTTTGTCTCGATGCAACTGGTGAGCCTGACCTCGGAGCTGGACACCATCGGGCAGAACGTTGAGGGCCTGATCACCCGCGGGCAGGACTTTATGTATAACCGCTTCGGGATTGCGGCACCGAACAAATCCGAGATCATCCAGAACGCCATCGGCAACATACAGGACCTCTCCGCCACCTTCCTGAGCAGCACCATATCCATGACCACCGGCGCTATTACTGTGCTCACGCTGGTGCCTATTTTTGTGTTCTGCCTGCTCTACTACCGCGACCACCTGGAGCAGTTCCTCTTCAAGTTCGTCACCAAAGACAGGCGCGGCGGAGTGATCCATACCATGACCGACATCCAGCACGTTGTGCACAGCTATATTTCCGGGCTGATGATTGTGATTGTGGTGGTGGCGCTGCTCAACACTGCGGGGCTGCTTATACTGGGGGTAAAGTATGCCATCTTCTTCGGCATATTCGCCTCTATACTTACTATTATCCCTTACATCGGCATCCTGATCGGTGCCTCCCTGCCGGCCCTGTTCACGCTGGCTACCACCGGCAACCTGCTGGATGCGGTACTAGTGGTGCTGGTGTTTATGTTTGTGCAGTTCCTGGAAGGCAACTTTATCACGCCCTTTGTGGTGGGGTCCAAGGTAAGTATAAACCCCTTTGCCGCCATCGTGGCCCTGCTGATCGGGGGGGAGATCTGGGGGGCGGCCGGCATGGTGCTCTCCATCCCTGTTATTGCCATGATGAAGGTGATCTTCGATGTGTACCCTCCCCTGCAGCCTTTCGGGTATCTGCTGGCCGATATAGAGGATCTGCACCCGAAGAAAAAGGGAGGCATCAGCACCTGGCTGTCGGAGCTGGTGAACGGCCTGGGCCGAGGCAAAAAGGATATCGACAGGTAA
- a CDS encoding exonuclease domain-containing protein, protein MYAIVDIETTGGQPHQDKITEIAIFIHDGEKIVDKYHTLINPERPIPYFITQLTGIKDDMVLEAPKFYEVAKEIVEFTEGKVFVAHNVRFDYSFMKKEFADLGFTFQRKTLCTVRLSRSLIPGLPSYSLGKLCNSIDIPLSQRHRAIGDAEATALLFDKLIKINRPVVDGNMNMAADNTTQVLKKEIKTSLLPPAISKEQVDALPMVPGVYYFHNEEGEVIYVGKSINIKKRIIQHFNIDYKSRKSLDFKNNITDITYELMGNELVALLFESAEIKRMKPQYNRQQRRSVFNTGIFVYEDNNGYKRLSYDTINKADNESLTPIIALSNHFKAKGFLFHKVAKYNLCQKLCDLYKTNGACFDYQVHQCNGACIGKESPEEYNLRVEEAIESFTYEHNSFVIIGKGREPGEKSVVVVEHGTYLGFGFVDDTFSAHNLEDFKGAIQRYNDNKDIQQIIRNHMRGKHKDKVIVFE, encoded by the coding sequence TTGTACGCAATAGTAGACATCGAAACAACCGGTGGGCAGCCGCACCAGGACAAGATCACCGAGATTGCCATTTTTATACATGACGGGGAGAAGATAGTCGACAAATACCACACGCTCATTAACCCGGAGCGCCCCATCCCTTATTTCATAACGCAGCTTACCGGCATTAAAGACGACATGGTACTGGAAGCCCCCAAGTTTTACGAGGTGGCCAAGGAGATAGTCGAGTTTACCGAGGGCAAGGTATTCGTGGCCCACAACGTGCGCTTCGACTATTCTTTTATGAAGAAGGAGTTTGCTGACCTGGGCTTTACCTTTCAACGGAAGACACTCTGCACCGTGCGCCTGAGCCGCTCACTTATACCTGGGCTTCCATCTTACAGCCTTGGCAAGCTCTGCAACAGCATTGATATCCCGCTAAGCCAGCGCCACCGAGCCATTGGTGATGCGGAAGCAACTGCTTTGCTCTTCGACAAGCTTATTAAGATAAACAGGCCTGTGGTTGACGGTAACATGAATATGGCCGCTGACAACACCACACAGGTGCTTAAAAAAGAGATCAAAACATCGCTGCTACCACCTGCTATTAGCAAAGAGCAGGTAGACGCCTTACCTATGGTGCCAGGGGTATACTACTTCCATAACGAGGAGGGCGAGGTAATTTATGTTGGCAAAAGCATCAATATAAAGAAACGCATTATACAGCACTTTAACATAGACTATAAAAGCCGCAAGTCTTTAGACTTCAAAAACAACATCACCGACATTACCTATGAGCTGATGGGGAATGAACTGGTAGCTTTGCTTTTTGAATCTGCAGAGATTAAGCGCATGAAACCGCAGTATAACAGGCAGCAGCGGCGAAGTGTGTTTAACACAGGCATTTTTGTGTATGAAGATAACAACGGTTACAAACGCCTCAGTTATGACACAATCAACAAAGCAGATAATGAAAGCTTAACGCCCATTATTGCACTTTCAAATCATTTTAAGGCAAAAGGCTTTCTGTTTCACAAAGTAGCCAAGTATAACCTCTGCCAGAAGCTCTGCGACCTCTATAAAACCAACGGAGCTTGCTTTGATTACCAGGTACACCAATGCAATGGTGCCTGCATCGGGAAAGAAAGCCCGGAGGAGTATAACCTGCGGGTAGAAGAGGCCATAGAGTCATTTACCTACGAACACAACAGCTTTGTTATCATCGGTAAAGGAAGAGAGCCAGGTGAAAAGTCAGTGGTGGTGGTGGAGCATGGCACTTACCTTGGCTTTGGCTTTGTAGATGATACTTTTTCGGCACACAACTTAGAAGATTTCAAAGGAGCCATTCAGCGCTACAATGACAACAAGGATATTCAGCAGATTATCCGAAACCACATGCGCGGCAAGCATAAAGATAAAGTGATCGTGTTTGAATAA
- a CDS encoding ABC transporter permease, whose amino-acid sequence MFRHSLLLIYRNFKRYKSTFFINVLGLSTSLACALLIFIWVYDELNMDKFHQQDKQLFQVMTNHYNTEGIVTWEAGPGQLAEALKDEMPEVAYSVSSSDIPDKFIVSANEQHMSAAGQFVGSDYFNAFSYKLSQGSKDQVLQSKNAIVISEALALRLFNTTQGVVGRTINWQILHFTKPVVITGVFEAMPSNSSEQYDFLLSFEEFKDMLGDGLHWDNHNAKTYLVLQEGTDAVSFNHKIESFLKSKQPNSNVTLFVRPYSNKYLYGNYENGVQAGGRIEYVKLFSLIAIFILAIACINFMNLSTAKASRRVKEIGIKKAIGASRGSLILQYLGESLLVAFISLIIALMFVELALVPFSEITGKELNLSYHAHFILGALGITVLAGLMAGSYPALYLSRFKPAVVLRGTINKLGGELWARRGLVVFQFTLSIILIVSVLVVYKQIEYVQAKNLGYSKDHVLYFNAEGKVQEKLETFLTEVKKLPGVSNASSGGSIISDYGSTVGLNWEGKNTAEQTAFQMLAVNYDMIETLGIGVKEGRAFSRSFASDTSKIIFNEAAIAVMGLEEPVGKVVNLWGENKKIVGVVKDFHFQSLHQKVKPMFFRLDPKTAMKVMVKIEAGKERATIEKLQSLYASFNPGYVLDYKFLNEDYQELYAAEQRVATLSRYFAGLAILISCLGLFGLATFTAERRVKEIGIRKVMGASEVSIVYLLSSDFTKLVLVAIVVALPVSYMLLKYWLNNFAYRIDLEVWYFLGAGILSLFIAWLTVASQAFRAAKVNPSQCLKEV is encoded by the coding sequence ATGTTCCGCCACAGCCTTCTGCTTATCTATAGAAACTTCAAGCGCTATAAAAGCACCTTCTTTATTAATGTTTTAGGCCTGTCTACCAGCTTAGCTTGTGCTTTACTCATTTTTATATGGGTTTACGATGAACTTAACATGGATAAGTTTCATCAACAGGATAAGCAGCTATTTCAGGTGATGACAAACCATTATAATACGGAAGGTATCGTAACCTGGGAGGCGGGACCGGGTCAATTGGCAGAAGCTCTGAAGGATGAAATGCCGGAGGTTGCCTATAGTGTCAGCTCATCTGATATTCCTGACAAGTTTATTGTCTCAGCAAATGAGCAACACATGTCTGCCGCTGGGCAGTTTGTTGGCAGCGATTATTTTAATGCTTTTTCTTATAAGCTAAGCCAGGGAAGTAAAGATCAGGTGCTCCAAAGCAAGAACGCAATTGTAATATCCGAGGCACTTGCTCTTAGGCTTTTTAATACAACACAAGGTGTTGTTGGCAGAACAATAAATTGGCAGATCCTGCACTTCACTAAGCCAGTTGTTATTACAGGCGTTTTTGAAGCCATGCCCTCTAACTCCTCAGAGCAGTATGATTTTCTGCTTTCTTTCGAAGAGTTTAAAGATATGCTCGGCGATGGCCTTCACTGGGACAATCATAATGCTAAAACATACCTGGTGCTACAAGAAGGTACTGATGCAGTATCATTTAATCATAAGATAGAATCCTTTCTAAAAAGTAAACAACCCAACTCAAATGTTACGCTTTTTGTAAGGCCATACTCAAACAAGTACCTCTATGGCAACTATGAAAATGGTGTACAAGCAGGAGGCAGGATTGAGTATGTAAAGCTGTTCTCACTGATCGCTATTTTCATATTAGCTATTGCCTGTATTAACTTCATGAACCTTTCTACCGCAAAGGCTTCAAGAAGAGTTAAAGAAATTGGTATTAAAAAAGCTATTGGCGCTAGCCGGGGCTCCCTTATACTTCAGTACCTGGGAGAGTCGCTTTTGGTGGCATTCATCTCTCTTATCATCGCGTTAATGTTTGTTGAGCTTGCACTAGTTCCTTTCAGCGAGATTACTGGCAAAGAGTTAAACCTGAGCTACCACGCACATTTTATACTTGGGGCACTGGGCATTACCGTTTTGGCAGGACTTATGGCAGGTAGTTATCCAGCTTTGTACCTGTCAAGGTTTAAGCCGGCAGTGGTGCTGCGGGGTACAATTAATAAGTTAGGTGGCGAATTATGGGCCAGAAGAGGTCTGGTTGTTTTTCAGTTCACGCTATCCATTATCTTGATTGTGTCTGTGCTCGTTGTTTATAAGCAGATTGAGTATGTTCAGGCAAAGAACCTGGGGTACAGCAAAGACCATGTGTTATACTTTAACGCTGAGGGCAAGGTGCAGGAAAAACTTGAAACTTTTCTGACAGAGGTGAAGAAGCTGCCTGGTGTTAGTAATGCCTCGAGCGGCGGTAGTATCATCAGCGATTACGGTTCTACAGTAGGTTTAAATTGGGAGGGAAAAAACACCGCGGAGCAGACAGCCTTTCAGATGCTGGCCGTGAACTATGACATGATTGAGACATTGGGTATAGGTGTAAAAGAAGGGCGCGCTTTTTCGAGAAGCTTTGCCTCCGACACATCCAAAATCATTTTTAACGAAGCTGCCATAGCTGTTATGGGCCTTGAAGAACCCGTTGGAAAAGTGGTTAATCTGTGGGGTGAGAATAAGAAAATCGTGGGGGTGGTAAAAGACTTTCATTTTCAATCGCTGCACCAGAAGGTAAAGCCCATGTTCTTCCGCCTGGACCCTAAGACAGCTATGAAAGTGATGGTGAAAATAGAAGCTGGGAAAGAGCGCGCAACAATAGAAAAGCTCCAGAGTTTATATGCCTCTTTCAATCCAGGTTATGTTCTAGATTACAAGTTTCTGAATGAGGACTACCAGGAGTTATATGCAGCAGAACAGCGTGTCGCAACCCTATCCAGGTATTTTGCCGGACTCGCCATACTTATTTCCTGCCTTGGCCTTTTCGGACTTGCAACGTTTACTGCCGAGAGAAGAGTGAAAGAGATCGGGATCAGGAAAGTGATGGGGGCAAGCGAGGTAAGTATCGTGTACTTGCTCTCCAGCGATTTTACAAAGCTTGTACTTGTAGCCATAGTAGTAGCCTTACCAGTAAGCTATATGCTCTTAAAGTATTGGCTAAATAACTTTGCTTACAGAATTGATTTGGAGGTGTGGTACTTTTTGGGAGCTGGTATACTTTCTCTTTTCATTGCCTGGCTAACAGTGGCTTCACAGGCTTTCAGAGCTGCTAAAGTTAACCCGTCTCAGTGCCTGAAAGAAGTATAA
- the fbaA gene encoding class II fructose-bisphosphate aldolase encodes MSETTKRFRAGVLFGDEVTELFKYANENNFALPAVNVIGTDSVNAVLETAREVNSPVIIQFSHGGAQFFAGKGLANDQQKAAIAGAVSGAQHVHLMAEAYGVPVVLHTDHAAKKLLPWIDGLLDAGEKYFEQHGKPLYSSHMLDLSEEEIKENIETCASYLKRMNKLGMTVEIELGVTGGEEDGVDNSGVDSSRLYTQPEEVAYAYEELNKISDRFTIAAAFGNVHGVYKPGNVELRPDILKNSQDYIQKKFGTGANPVNFVFHGGSGSEKHQIKEAIEYGAIKMNIDTDMQWAFWDGVRNYYESKKGYLQSQIGNPDGEDSPNKKYYDPRVWLREGEKSFIARLKEAFTDLNANNRN; translated from the coding sequence GTGAGCGAAACAACAAAAAGATTCAGAGCCGGTGTGCTTTTCGGCGACGAGGTTACTGAACTCTTCAAGTATGCGAACGAAAATAACTTCGCCCTTCCTGCCGTAAACGTTATTGGCACTGATTCTGTAAACGCAGTGCTGGAAACGGCGCGCGAGGTAAACTCACCGGTGATCATTCAGTTCTCGCACGGCGGAGCGCAGTTCTTTGCCGGCAAAGGCCTGGCAAACGACCAGCAGAAAGCCGCCATCGCCGGCGCTGTATCAGGCGCACAGCACGTGCACCTGATGGCCGAGGCTTACGGGGTGCCAGTGGTACTGCACACCGACCACGCCGCCAAAAAGCTGCTTCCGTGGATCGACGGGCTGCTGGATGCCGGTGAGAAGTACTTTGAGCAGCACGGCAAACCGCTTTACTCCTCTCACATGCTCGACCTTTCGGAAGAGGAGATCAAAGAAAACATTGAGACCTGCGCCAGCTACCTGAAGCGCATGAACAAGCTTGGCATGACCGTGGAGATTGAGCTAGGGGTGACAGGCGGCGAAGAAGACGGCGTAGACAACTCCGGCGTGGACAGCTCCCGCCTGTATACGCAGCCGGAAGAAGTGGCCTATGCCTACGAAGAGCTGAACAAGATCAGTGACCGCTTCACCATCGCCGCTGCCTTCGGTAACGTGCACGGGGTGTACAAGCCGGGCAACGTGGAGCTTCGCCCGGATATCCTAAAGAACTCGCAGGACTATATCCAGAAGAAGTTCGGCACAGGCGCTAACCCGGTTAACTTCGTGTTCCACGGCGGCTCCGGCTCAGAAAAGCACCAGATCAAAGAAGCCATTGAGTACGGCGCTATCAAAATGAACATTGACACGGACATGCAGTGGGCGTTCTGGGATGGCGTGCGCAACTACTATGAGAGCAAGAAGGGCTATCTGCAAAGCCAGATTGGCAACCCGGATGGCGAAGACTCTCCGAACAAGAAGTACTACGACCCGCGCGTATGGCTGCGTGAAGGCGAGAAGAGCTTTATTGCGCGCCTGAAAGAGGCGTTCACCGACCTGAATGCGAACAACCGCAACTAA
- a CDS encoding 1-phosphofructokinase family hexose kinase has product MSDVITITINPALDKSTCVAQVLPEKKLRCDEPQYEPGGGGINVSRALKKLGGSSCAWVLVGGPSGERLCTLLQEEQVNYWPVHTKNWTRENLMVMEENSGNQYRFGMPGPVTFEEEWRQCLTKLAQMPAHKLPKYVVASGSLTPGVPDDFYSQLAAIANERGFRLLVDTSGEALLKAAGEGVYLLKPNLGELAALAGKEKISAMEQEEIARQVLQAGKCQVLVVSLGPRGAMLASKESGISYVVPPTVPQQSAVGAGDSMVAGMVLSLMKGCSLEEVVRYGVAAGTAATMTPGSELCRLEDTEQIYQWLQEHKVQV; this is encoded by the coding sequence ATGAGCGATGTAATCACCATCACCATCAACCCTGCTTTAGATAAGAGCACCTGCGTAGCGCAGGTGCTGCCGGAGAAAAAGCTGCGTTGCGATGAGCCGCAGTACGAACCGGGAGGCGGCGGTATAAACGTGTCGCGGGCCCTGAAAAAGCTGGGCGGCTCATCGTGTGCCTGGGTGCTGGTTGGCGGGCCGTCTGGAGAGCGTTTGTGCACGCTTCTGCAGGAGGAGCAGGTAAATTACTGGCCGGTGCACACCAAGAACTGGACACGCGAAAACCTGATGGTGATGGAGGAGAACTCCGGGAACCAGTACCGCTTTGGCATGCCCGGGCCTGTTACTTTCGAAGAGGAGTGGCGGCAATGCCTCACAAAGCTGGCGCAGATGCCAGCGCACAAATTGCCGAAGTACGTCGTGGCCAGTGGCAGCCTTACGCCCGGCGTGCCGGATGATTTTTACTCTCAGCTGGCGGCTATTGCCAACGAGAGAGGGTTCCGCTTGCTGGTGGATACCTCCGGCGAGGCGCTGCTAAAGGCGGCAGGAGAGGGGGTGTACTTACTCAAACCAAACCTGGGGGAGCTTGCGGCGCTTGCCGGGAAGGAGAAGATATCCGCGATGGAGCAGGAGGAGATTGCCAGGCAGGTGCTGCAGGCCGGAAAATGCCAGGTGCTCGTCGTTTCTTTGGGGCCGCGCGGTGCCATGCTAGCCTCAAAAGAGAGCGGTATCAGCTATGTAGTGCCGCCTACGGTTCCGCAGCAAAGCGCCGTGGGGGCCGGAGACAGTATGGTGGCAGGAATGGTGCTGAGCCTGATGAAAGGCTGTAGCCTGGAAGAAGTGGTGCGCTATGGCGTTGCCGCCGGTACAGCCGCCACCATGACCCCCGGCTCGGAACTCTGCCGCCTGGAGGACACGGAGCAGATATACCAGTGGCTGCAGGAGCACAAGGTACAGGTATAA